The genomic region GAAGAGCAGCGGCAGGCCGGATGGGTCGTGGAGGGAAGGCTGGCGCATCACACCTCGCACGCGATCCAGCACCATCCGAAGCAATAGCAGCAAGCACGAACAAGGGAGAGAAAGACGATGGAGAAGAAATTCCGGATCACGGTCGACGGCAAGCAGTACGACGTGACGGTCGAGGACCTGACCGACAGCGGGAACACGATCTATCCGTCCCCGGGCAGCATGTCCATCCCGTCACCCGCCGCTGCGGCGGCGCCCGCGGCCGCAGCGACTCCCGCACCCGCCAAGCCGGCAGCCGGAAGCGCCGATGTCGTCAGCACGCTGGGCGGTGTCGTCGAGTCGGTTGCCGTGTCGATGGGTCAGACCGTGGCCCAGGGCGACAAGGTCGTGATCATCGAGGCGATGAAGATGAAGACGCCGATGGTGGCGCACAAGGGCGGCAAGATCACCGCCATCCACGTCAAACCCGGTGAAGCTGTGGAGGCGGGTCAGGCACTGGTCAGCATCGGTTGAAGCAGGGGGCTCCCCATGGAAGGCGTTCATCTGCTCGATATCTTTCAGGGCATTGCCACCCTCGTCGCTGCTGATCCGAAGATCTTCTGGGGACGTATCGGCCTCATCCTGCTCGGCTTCGTGCTGATCTATCTCGGCAAGAAGGGCGTGCTGGAAGCGCTGCTGATGATCCCGATGGGTCTCGGCATGGTCGCCGTCAATGCCGGCGTGATGTTCTTCGAGGGCAGCAAGCCGGGCACGCTGTTCGTCGATCCGCTGATCGAGGGGACCGACGCGACCATGACCATCCTGCAGATCGACTGGCTGCAGCCGATCTACACCTTCATGTTCAGCAACGGTCTCATCGCCGTGCTCGTATTCATGGGCATCGGCGTGCTGCTCGACGTGGGCTTCGTGATGGCACGGCCGTTCCAGAGCATGATCCTCGCGCTCTTCGCCGAACTGGGCACGGTGGCCACCTTTCCCATCGCCGTCTGGCTCGGCATGAGCGAGCGCGAGGCGGCGTCTGTCGCTCTCATCGGCGGCGCTGATGGACCGATGGTGCTCTTCGCCTCCCTCATCCTTGCCAAGGATTTGTTCGTCCCCATTACCGTGGTGGGTTACCTGTACCTGGGGCTCACCTATGGCGGCTATCCCTATCTCATCAAGATGCTCATACCGGAACGCCTGCGCGCCATTCCGATGCCGATGGGCGACGTGAAGCGGATCACATCCGGGCAAAAGCTGGTGTTTGCGGTGGTTGCGTGCACCTTGTTGTGCCTGCTGTTTCCGGTCGCCGCCCCGCTCTTCCTCGCCCTTTTCATCGGTGTCGCGGTGCGCGAGAGCGGACTCCTGAATTTTCAGAACCTGCTGAGCGAGACCGTCCTCTACGGCGCCACTTTCTTCCTCGGACTGACGCTCGGCATCCTGTGCGAGGCGAACACGATATTGAGCCCGGTGGTGCTCAAGCTGCTGCTACTCGGCATCCTCGCGCTCACGCTCGCTGCGATCGGCGGGATCATCGGCGGCTACGTGATGTATTTCTGGTACCGCGGCAAGTTCAACCCCATGATCGGTGTGGCCGGAGTAAGCTGCGTGCCGACCACGGCGAAGATCGTGCAAAAGATGGCGACCGCCGCATCACCGGGGGTCATGATCATGCCTCACGCGCTGGGTGCGAACATCAGCGGCGTGATCACCACCGCGATCCTCACCGGCATTTACGTCGCGCTGCTGCGCTAAGGCACCCGCCGCGACCAACCAAGAGGAGGTCATCGCATGGCTGACATCGACAAACAGGCTGTCGCGGCGGTGCTGGACAGGATTCTCGAGCACGAACTCGCCGGCGTCGTGCGCTATACGCACTTCGCCTTCATGATCTTCGGGCACAGTCGCATTCCCATCGTCTCGTGGTTCCACAAGCAGGCGGACGAATCGCTGCTGCACGCGCGCGAAGCCGGCGAGATGATCACCCTGCTCGGGGCGCATCCGTCGCTTCGCATCGGACCGCTGCTGGATACGCACGAGCACGACATCGACACGCTGCTGCGCACGTCGCTCGACAGCGAACGCGCAGCAGTCGCCCTCTACCGCGAGTTGCTCGATCTGGTGCGCGACAAGTCCGTGCTGCTCGAGGAGTACGCGCGCCGGATGATCGCCGGCGAAGAGATGCACGTCGGCGACGTGGAGAAGATGCTGCGCCGGTCTTGAGCGCGAATAGGCTGCAGGCACGCGGCCGCAACCGACACGACACCATCACGAACTGAGGAGGTATTCATGAGCGACAGACCCTTCCGCATTCTTGGTCTCCAGCAGATCGCCATCGGCGGCACCGACAAGCAGCGGTTGCGCAAGCTGTGGGTGGACACGCTGGGCGTGCCGGTCACC from Betaproteobacteria bacterium harbors:
- a CDS encoding acetyl-CoA carboxylase biotin carboxyl carrier protein subunit; the encoded protein is MEKKFRITVDGKQYDVTVEDLTDSGNTIYPSPGSMSIPSPAAAAAPAAAATPAPAKPAAGSADVVSTLGGVVESVAVSMGQTVAQGDKVVIIEAMKMKTPMVAHKGGKITAIHVKPGEAVEAGQALVSIG
- a CDS encoding bacterioferritin → MADIDKQAVAAVLDRILEHELAGVVRYTHFAFMIFGHSRIPIVSWFHKQADESLLHAREAGEMITLLGAHPSLRIGPLLDTHEHDIDTLLRTSLDSERAAVALYRELLDLVRDKSVLLEEYARRMIAGEEMHVGDVEKMLRRS
- a CDS encoding sodium ion-translocating decarboxylase subunit beta, which encodes MEGVHLLDIFQGIATLVAADPKIFWGRIGLILLGFVLIYLGKKGVLEALLMIPMGLGMVAVNAGVMFFEGSKPGTLFVDPLIEGTDATMTILQIDWLQPIYTFMFSNGLIAVLVFMGIGVLLDVGFVMARPFQSMILALFAELGTVATFPIAVWLGMSEREAASVALIGGADGPMVLFASLILAKDLFVPITVVGYLYLGLTYGGYPYLIKMLIPERLRAIPMPMGDVKRITSGQKLVFAVVACTLLCLLFPVAAPLFLALFIGVAVRESGLLNFQNLLSETVLYGATFFLGLTLGILCEANTILSPVVLKLLLLGILALTLAAIGGIIGGYVMYFWYRGKFNPMIGVAGVSCVPTTAKIVQKMATAASPGVMIMPHALGANISGVITTAILTGIYVALLR